Proteins found in one Mucilaginibacter gracilis genomic segment:
- a CDS encoding RteC domain-containing protein, translating into MPKGISIKYTHRAIAGRYFNGHICDTPLRNRSNDGLWINRYLCPVVCRAVCKFYFMLRKFYDELYMEFMNEMARIAEEQSSGMDRLAASVPCIREHLKRLRDQVVKVGFKDDAEEIWCFKIAKPQLMSWHIYHTEWHHIERRIPVGDDELTNHYFLNEIRAVDRYLDMVAFFHQYLKMKATEIDHLGFIRGKSLDTIILPELVEIDPEFSTCCDYVFAKIMAYERLRERLLEEVRLPDLGVNGVDMRWTGDACNLVELIYGIYDTGQINHGKAELQEIANFFAEIFKVKLDRFYRRFTEIKDRKLLSPTNFLDQMRDAIIRRIDDDLSLKPKRKPQ; encoded by the coding sequence GTGCCGAAAGGGATAAGCATAAAATATACCCATCGGGCTATTGCCGGAAGATATTTTAACGGACACATTTGCGATACTCCTTTGAGGAATAGATCAAATGATGGCCTATGGATAAATCGCTACTTATGCCCGGTCGTGTGCCGGGCTGTTTGTAAATTTTATTTTATGCTGAGAAAGTTTTATGACGAACTCTACATGGAGTTTATGAATGAGATGGCCAGGATCGCCGAAGAACAGAGCAGCGGTATGGATCGTTTAGCGGCCAGTGTACCTTGTATCAGGGAACACCTGAAGCGTTTGCGCGACCAGGTAGTTAAAGTAGGTTTCAAGGATGATGCGGAAGAGATCTGGTGTTTCAAGATCGCCAAGCCGCAGTTAATGAGCTGGCATATTTATCATACGGAATGGCACCATATTGAGCGCCGTATTCCTGTAGGCGATGATGAACTGACCAACCACTACTTTTTAAATGAGATCAGGGCGGTTGACCGTTACCTGGATATGGTGGCTTTCTTTCACCAGTACCTTAAAATGAAAGCCACGGAGATCGACCACCTGGGCTTTATACGCGGTAAGTCGCTGGATACGATCATTCTTCCCGAATTGGTGGAAATTGACCCGGAGTTCTCGACCTGCTGCGATTATGTATTTGCCAAGATTATGGCTTATGAAAGGTTGCGTGAACGCTTGTTGGAAGAAGTGCGTCTGCCTGACCTGGGCGTGAACGGCGTGGATATGCGCTGGACGGGTGATGCCTGTAATTTGGTCGAACTGATTTATGGTATCTATGATACAGGCCAGATCAACCACGGGAAAGCGGAATTGCAGGAGATCGCTAATTTCTTCGCCGAGATTTTTAAAGTGAAGCTGGATCGTTTCTACCGGCGCTTTACGGAGATCAAAGATCGGAAGCTACTCAGCCCGACCAACTTCCTTGACCAGATGCGGGACGCGATCATACGCCGTATCGATGATGATCTTTCGCTTAAACCCAAGCGGAAACCGCAATAA
- a CDS encoding helix-turn-helix transcriptional regulator — protein sequence MNISELQMHWLALAFIILTAIFLVLEVYDVLRRPKERWQWWNLVLVALLFFFNVTNGNFPDYSSAVSLKLQYLLSDGSSYLVGAYFPFYFYKMYELDKLRFHAVYGAPVFVLLPFLVFEVVLYNINGQLTIDRQWGVMVPAVYGLVALMAIVKAIIDRFQETSERSPFIEALAVWLAVLFWEMLCAFPFFTLPQWLKLVVGNLGLSVVTIFLIVKHIRRSRREFELFTSPEAGSAPELAYLEHCVTFGLTKTETEVALLVRKGWTNRKIADHLFRTEGTIKNHLKNIFKKTEVATRSELIHLLEHGPLGSSTTET from the coding sequence ATGAATATTTCCGAGCTGCAAATGCACTGGTTGGCATTGGCATTTATTATCCTTACCGCAATTTTCCTGGTTTTAGAAGTATATGATGTGCTGCGCAGGCCGAAGGAGCGCTGGCAATGGTGGAACTTGGTATTGGTAGCGCTGTTGTTTTTTTTCAATGTGACAAACGGCAATTTTCCGGATTATAGCTCAGCTGTTTCTCTTAAACTGCAATACCTGCTTTCGGATGGTTCGTCCTACCTGGTCGGTGCTTATTTCCCCTTTTACTTTTATAAGATGTATGAGCTTGATAAGTTGCGTTTTCATGCGGTTTATGGTGCTCCGGTTTTTGTTTTATTGCCTTTCCTGGTGTTTGAGGTGGTTTTGTATAATATCAATGGTCAGTTAACGATTGACCGGCAATGGGGCGTGATGGTTCCTGCGGTCTACGGTTTGGTAGCCTTGATGGCTATAGTCAAGGCAATAATAGATCGGTTCCAGGAAACTTCGGAGCGTTCGCCGTTCATTGAAGCCTTAGCGGTTTGGCTGGCGGTACTGTTTTGGGAGATGTTATGTGCTTTTCCTTTTTTTACGCTCCCGCAATGGCTGAAGCTGGTGGTGGGGAATTTGGGTTTATCTGTGGTCACAATATTCCTGATCGTGAAGCATATTCGCCGGAGCCGTCGTGAGTTTGAATTGTTTACCAGCCCGGAAGCGGGTTCAGCACCCGAACTGGCTTACCTGGAGCATTGCGTGACTTTTGGTTTGACAAAGACCGAAACAGAAGTGGCTTTGTTGGTACGTAAAGGCTGGACGAACCGGAAAATAGCCGACCATCTTTTTCGGACGGAGGGCACGATCAAGAACCACCTCAAAAATATTTTTAAAAAAACAGAGGTGGCCACGCGTTCGGAACTGATCCATTTGCTCGAACATGGCCCTTTGGGGTCTTCTACTACTGAAACCTGA
- the traK gene encoding conjugative transposon protein TraK, with translation MFKQLKNIDTAFQHIKRFSYLLIAACVLITCFAVYQSYRSSESYRSHIYILANGKALEAYAADRKDNIPVELRDHIRMFHQYFFNLDPDEKQVQETVTKALYLADGSAKTAYDNLRESNFYSGLVSGNISQQVQVDSVQLDMNQYPFYFKCYATEKLIRTSGTVNRSLVTQGFARNVSRSDNNPHGFLIEKWETLENKDISTKSQ, from the coding sequence ATGTTCAAACAACTTAAAAATATCGATACGGCTTTTCAGCATATCAAGCGATTCAGCTATTTGCTCATCGCGGCCTGCGTTCTGATCACCTGTTTTGCCGTCTATCAAAGCTACCGCTCATCGGAGAGTTACCGCAGCCATATCTATATCCTGGCCAACGGCAAGGCGCTGGAAGCCTATGCGGCCGACCGGAAAGATAATATACCCGTGGAGCTGCGCGATCATATCCGCATGTTCCACCAGTATTTCTTCAACCTCGATCCGGATGAAAAGCAGGTACAGGAGACGGTAACGAAAGCTTTGTATTTGGCCGATGGAAGCGCTAAAACGGCTTATGACAACCTGCGGGAAAGCAACTTTTATTCCGGCCTGGTATCGGGGAATATCTCACAGCAAGTACAAGTGGACAGTGTGCAGCTGGATATGAACCAGTATCCTTTTTACTTCAAGTGCTATGCTACCGAAAAACTGATCCGCACGAGCGGAACGGTGAACCGCAGCCTGGTCACACAGGGATTTGCCCGCAATGTATCCCGCAGCGATAATAACCCGCACGGGTTCCTGATTGAAAAATGGGAAACATTGGAAAACAAGGACATCAGCACGAAAAGTCAGTAG
- a CDS encoding TerB family tellurite resistance protein, with amino-acid sequence MKCLKVLLVVFVSAFSFERSSAQSYEVQQLILDVEKLAQFKGILKQMYDGYSILTQGYGTVKNLTQGNFSLHQVFLDGLLQVSPEVRKYARIADIISDESHIVSEYKKAYSRFQNSGRFSLDELDYMGKVYGQLNKAALADLEELANVITAGKLRMSDDERLNAIDRIYADTNNKLQFLRAFNRKAGLLQANRQREADQLQTLKNMYHE; translated from the coding sequence ATGAAGTGCCTTAAAGTACTGCTGGTAGTGTTTGTTTCGGCTTTCAGTTTTGAACGTTCTTCCGCTCAATCCTATGAGGTGCAGCAATTGATCCTGGATGTGGAGAAGCTGGCGCAGTTCAAAGGCATCCTCAAACAGATGTACGACGGCTACAGCATTCTAACACAGGGTTATGGCACCGTAAAGAACCTGACACAAGGCAATTTCAGTTTGCACCAGGTCTTTTTGGATGGTTTGTTACAGGTCAGCCCGGAAGTACGGAAGTATGCCCGGATTGCGGATATCATCAGCGATGAAAGCCATATCGTATCTGAATACAAAAAAGCCTATAGCCGCTTTCAAAATAGCGGCAGGTTCAGTTTGGATGAGCTGGACTATATGGGCAAGGTCTACGGGCAATTGAACAAGGCGGCCTTAGCCGACTTGGAAGAACTGGCGAATGTCATTACCGCCGGGAAGCTGCGCATGTCGGATGATGAGCGGCTGAACGCCATTGACCGGATCTATGCGGATACCAATAACAAGCTGCAATTCCTGCGGGCCTTTAACCGCAAGGCTGGTTTGCTCCAGGCGAACCGGCAGCGGGAAGCAGATCAATTACAAACCCTTAAAAATATGTATCATGAGTGA
- a CDS encoding conjugative transposon protein TraM, producing the protein MEQQTIQFRRKRKFLLFLPLFLIPFIALIFYAMGGGQGGQQTAAVQKGINASLPGATFEKGKAPEDKFSLYEKQKRDSINAKQHDASGFISGMGFDTARLSSSPKPEESVAQINQKLARINREVNRPAAPVNYSERSNSTDAQTEKLQQMVEALKKSNTEDPELKQIDGLMNKLLDLQHPERVSAKLKQRPDSLSREDTAFKAIPAIIDGNQKVAPGGVVKLRLSDTIHLGKLIIPKGQLLFGACSITNQRLLLDIRNIRLGTAIIPVNLTVFSLDGLTGINAPEAELGEAAGNGTANALSGMQFLSMDQSIGTQAATAGISAATGLLSKKVKKIRVKLKGGVTVLLRVNKS; encoded by the coding sequence ATGGAACAACAAACCATTCAATTCAGGCGGAAGCGCAAATTCCTGCTTTTCCTGCCTTTGTTTTTGATACCTTTTATTGCCCTCATCTTCTACGCGATGGGCGGCGGCCAGGGCGGTCAGCAAACCGCTGCTGTTCAAAAAGGCATCAACGCCAGTTTACCAGGTGCCACCTTTGAAAAGGGCAAAGCACCGGAGGACAAATTCAGCCTGTACGAAAAGCAAAAGCGGGATTCGATAAACGCCAAACAGCATGATGCGTCCGGCTTTATTTCCGGGATGGGTTTTGATACGGCGCGTTTGTCGTCCAGCCCGAAGCCGGAAGAAAGTGTGGCGCAGATCAATCAAAAACTGGCGCGGATCAACCGGGAAGTGAACAGGCCTGCTGCGCCCGTAAACTACAGTGAGCGTAGCAATTCTACGGATGCGCAAACTGAAAAATTGCAGCAAATGGTGGAGGCCTTGAAGAAAAGCAATACTGAAGACCCGGAACTCAAACAAATCGATGGGCTGATGAATAAGCTGCTTGACCTGCAACATCCTGAACGGGTTTCGGCCAAATTGAAGCAGCGGCCGGATAGCCTCAGCCGGGAAGATACGGCTTTCAAAGCGATACCAGCCATCATTGACGGCAACCAAAAAGTCGCGCCAGGCGGCGTGGTTAAGCTTCGCCTTTCGGATACCATTCACCTGGGTAAATTGATTATCCCTAAAGGGCAGCTTTTGTTTGGGGCGTGCAGCATTACCAACCAGCGGCTGTTGCTGGATATTCGGAACATTCGCCTTGGAACGGCCATTATCCCGGTCAACCTGACCGTGTTCTCTCTGGATGGGTTGACGGGCATTAATGCCCCGGAAGCAGAACTGGGCGAAGCGGCAGGCAATGGCACAGCTAACGCCTTATCGGGTATGCAGTTCCTGTCGATGGATCAAAGTATAGGCACCCAGGCCGCAACGGCAGGTATCTCCGCCGCGACGGGGCTGCTGTCCAAAAAGGTTAAAAAGATCCGGGTCAAATTGAAAGGCGGCGTAACGGTACTGCTTAGGGTAAATAAATCTTAA
- a CDS encoding TraG family conjugative transposon ATPase, which translates to MVDIANNLPVYKVENDMIISRQGDITICYEVELPAIFTRSAQEYEAMHQARVKAIKVLSPFTIIHQQDRFMRMPYREQLSPGDSFLSAAGEASFSGRPYLAQRSFLFLTKIPNGRKAASSASSVLLRKSPVPVQTLNPLFLQEFGEKAGAFERILRDGGIRLRRLCDDELAGTKGRAGILESYCFLSGMDERPIIKDVQLKDGIRIGEDHCQLFTLSDAEDLPALCGSRIDYEGYSTEQTRFSVGFAAPLGLLLDTNHMVNQYIFIGDGPKTLKDLEKKRLRLQSLSGYSRENGIARDAVSDFLDEAITEQRLPVKAHINVLTWTDRESEKQEIRNKVSSAMAKLDANAKLETDGAAQIWWAGLPGNAADFPMNDTFDTFLEQAACFFNSDGNYASLEKGWRLSERLYGRPVQVDLFDKPMQTGLITNRNMFVCGGSGGGKSMVMNHLLRTEYDRGTHCVTIDIGGSYKGLCDLLGGYYFIYTEDNPIRFNPFYLAKGEVLDTEKKESLKNLLLALWKKEDEPHSRSEYVAISNAITLYYVHLAKNPLIFPGFNSFYDFLMEEYLEVLENGKVQERDFSMSNFLYVLNPYYKGGEFDYLLNATENLNMLNERFIVFELDNIKSHPILFPVVTIIIMEMFISKMRKLKGQRKLLAIDEAWVAIAKAGMAGFVKFLYKTIRKFNGIAALITQEVDDLLSSPIIKETVINLSDTKLLLDMRKFMNKFDKLQEVLGLSAKAKAMVLSLNKANEPGRVYREVFIDQGGQDLKVYRNELSVPEYLCYTTEEDEMIRVQEYAKKYGSMAEGIKALAEVIEQERQTK; encoded by the coding sequence ATGGTCGATATAGCAAATAATTTACCGGTGTATAAGGTGGAAAATGATATGATCATTTCCCGCCAGGGCGATATCACGATCTGCTACGAGGTGGAATTGCCCGCTATCTTTACCCGCTCGGCGCAGGAATACGAAGCGATGCACCAGGCACGGGTTAAAGCGATCAAAGTATTGTCGCCGTTTACGATCATCCACCAGCAGGACAGGTTTATGCGGATGCCTTACAGGGAGCAATTAAGTCCCGGCGATAGCTTCCTGTCTGCCGCCGGGGAAGCTTCCTTTAGCGGCCGCCCTTACCTGGCCCAGCGCTCCTTCCTGTTCCTGACGAAAATACCCAATGGCCGAAAAGCCGCTTCCAGCGCCAGCTCGGTCTTACTCCGCAAAAGCCCGGTGCCTGTCCAGACCCTTAACCCTTTATTCCTGCAAGAGTTCGGGGAAAAGGCAGGTGCCTTTGAGCGCATCCTGCGCGATGGCGGTATCCGGTTGCGCCGCCTGTGCGATGATGAGTTGGCGGGTACTAAAGGACGTGCCGGTATTTTGGAGAGTTACTGTTTTTTGAGCGGTATGGATGAGCGGCCTATTATTAAGGATGTACAGCTTAAAGATGGTATCCGCATTGGGGAAGATCATTGCCAGCTATTTACGCTTTCGGATGCGGAAGACCTGCCCGCGCTTTGTGGCAGCCGGATCGACTATGAGGGTTATAGCACGGAGCAGACCCGTTTCAGTGTAGGGTTTGCCGCGCCTTTGGGTTTACTGCTGGATACCAACCATATGGTTAACCAGTATATCTTTATTGGTGATGGGCCGAAAACGCTTAAAGACCTGGAGAAAAAGCGCTTGCGGCTGCAATCCTTATCCGGTTATAGCCGGGAGAATGGTATTGCCCGTGACGCGGTATCTGACTTTTTGGATGAGGCGATCACTGAGCAAAGGCTGCCGGTCAAAGCGCATATCAATGTACTGACCTGGACGGACAGGGAAAGCGAAAAGCAGGAGATCCGCAACAAAGTGAGTTCCGCGATGGCGAAACTGGATGCCAATGCCAAACTGGAAACCGATGGCGCAGCGCAGATCTGGTGGGCTGGCCTGCCGGGTAACGCGGCGGACTTTCCGATGAATGATACATTTGATACATTTTTAGAGCAGGCCGCCTGCTTTTTTAACAGCGATGGCAATTACGCATCGTTGGAAAAAGGATGGCGCTTATCCGAACGGCTTTACGGCAGGCCCGTACAGGTTGATTTGTTTGATAAGCCAATGCAAACCGGTTTGATCACCAACCGCAATATGTTTGTTTGCGGCGGTTCGGGTGGCGGTAAATCAATGGTGATGAACCATTTGCTGCGCACCGAGTATGACCGGGGCACCCACTGCGTGACCATCGATATCGGCGGCAGCTATAAAGGGCTTTGCGATCTATTGGGCGGGTATTACTTTATCTATACCGAGGATAACCCGATCCGCTTCAACCCTTTCTATCTGGCTAAAGGTGAGGTACTGGATACCGAGAAAAAGGAAAGTTTGAAGAATCTACTGCTGGCGCTTTGGAAAAAAGAGGATGAACCGCATAGCCGCTCAGAATATGTGGCGATCTCCAATGCGATCACTTTGTATTATGTGCATTTGGCGAAGAACCCACTGATCTTTCCCGGCTTTAATTCCTTTTATGATTTCCTGATGGAAGAATACCTGGAAGTGTTGGAGAACGGTAAGGTACAGGAGCGCGATTTTTCAATGTCAAACTTCCTTTACGTGCTCAACCCTTATTATAAAGGCGGCGAATTCGATTACCTGCTGAATGCTACGGAGAATTTGAATATGCTGAACGAGCGCTTTATTGTCTTTGAACTGGACAATATCAAGTCACATCCCATCCTATTCCCGGTGGTCACCATCATCATTATGGAAATGTTTATCTCCAAGATGCGCAAGCTCAAAGGCCAGCGTAAATTGCTGGCCATTGATGAGGCATGGGTGGCCATCGCCAAGGCGGGTATGGCAGGATTTGTTAAGTTTCTCTACAAAACGATCCGTAAATTCAACGGTATCGCCGCTTTAATTACCCAGGAAGTGGACGACCTGCTCAGTTCGCCGATCATTAAGGAAACGGTCATTAACCTGTCGGATACCAAGCTGCTGCTGGATATGCGCAAGTTCATGAACAAGTTCGATAAGTTGCAGGAAGTATTAGGCCTATCCGCCAAAGCTAAAGCGATGGTCTTATCCCTGAACAAAGCCAATGAACCCGGCCGGGTGTACCGCGAGGTGTTTATCGACCAGGGCGGGCAAGACCTGAAGGTCTACCGTAACGAGCTATCCGTACCCGAATATTTGTGCTACACCACGGAAGAAGATGAAATGATCCGGGTACAGGAATACGCCAAAAAATACGGCAGTATGGCTGAGGGGATCAAAGCTCTGGCCGAAGTGATCGAACAAGAACGTCAAACCAAATAA
- a CDS encoding DUF4134 domain-containing protein: MERLKKSFLLVCALLLLGFFVQAQDGAAGIQQATSMVKGYFDAGCNLMYAIGAILGIVGAIKVFRKWNEGDHDTNKVAAAWFGSCIFLVVVATVIKSFFGV; the protein is encoded by the coding sequence ATGGAACGCTTAAAAAAGAGTTTTTTATTGGTTTGCGCCCTACTTTTGTTAGGGTTTTTTGTTCAGGCGCAGGATGGTGCCGCCGGGATTCAGCAGGCAACAAGTATGGTCAAGGGTTATTTCGATGCGGGCTGTAACCTGATGTATGCCATTGGTGCGATCCTGGGGATCGTCGGGGCAATTAAAGTGTTTAGAAAATGGAATGAAGGTGATCATGATACCAATAAGGTCGCAGCCGCCTGGTTCGGCTCCTGTATCTTCTTAGTGGTGGTGGCAACCGTCATCAAATCATTCTTTGGCGTATGA
- a CDS encoding conjugal transfer protein TraI: MMLFVSLPEKADAQFAIAEVIKAAIKKVVKAIDLKVQRLQNQTIWLQNAQKAIENQLSKLKLDEISGWSQKQKDLYEKYYKELQAVKSLIRYYQRIRDVTETQTTLVSQYNHAWGLLRQDQHFSSTELEHMQGVYSGILKESVKNLDEIMLLISSFKTQMSDEKRLELIDAAAKRMDTNCSDLKRFNTENFTLSLHRAKDENELLTLKNYYGIH; the protein is encoded by the coding sequence ATGATGCTGTTCGTGTCCCTGCCGGAAAAGGCAGACGCGCAATTCGCTATCGCCGAAGTGATCAAGGCAGCGATCAAAAAGGTGGTCAAGGCCATCGACCTCAAAGTACAGCGACTGCAAAACCAGACCATCTGGCTACAGAACGCGCAAAAAGCCATCGAGAACCAGTTATCCAAACTGAAGCTCGATGAAATATCAGGCTGGTCGCAAAAGCAAAAAGACCTGTACGAAAAGTACTATAAAGAGTTACAGGCGGTCAAATCATTGATCCGGTATTACCAGCGTATCCGCGACGTGACCGAAACACAAACCACGCTGGTCAGCCAGTATAACCACGCCTGGGGCCTGCTCAGGCAGGATCAGCATTTCAGCAGCACCGAGTTGGAACACATGCAGGGCGTTTACAGCGGTATCCTGAAAGAGAGCGTCAAGAACCTGGATGAGATCATGCTGCTCATCAGTTCCTTTAAAACTCAGATGAGCGATGAAAAGCGACTGGAGCTGATCGATGCGGCGGCTAAACGTATGGATACCAATTGCAGCGATCTCAAGCGCTTCAATACGGAAAACTTTACGCTCAGTCTTCACCGGGCAAAAGACGAAAACGAATTATTGACCTTAAAAAACTATTATGGCATCCATTAA
- a CDS encoding DUF4133 domain-containing protein translates to MSSVYQINKGINRAITFKGLKAQYIGYLAGGLVGLLVLFAILYIAGLNTYVCLFLIAGLGTGLVSTVFRLSHKYGQYGLLKKTAKHGLPRCLKFRSRKLFINLKKVDDGRYSK, encoded by the coding sequence ATGAGCAGCGTCTATCAGATCAATAAGGGCATTAACCGCGCGATCACTTTTAAGGGACTGAAAGCGCAGTATATCGGTTACCTGGCCGGTGGCCTGGTAGGCCTGCTGGTACTGTTCGCGATCCTGTATATCGCTGGTCTGAACACATATGTCTGCCTGTTTTTAATAGCCGGTTTGGGTACTGGTTTGGTCAGTACGGTATTCCGTCTCAGCCATAAGTACGGTCAGTATGGACTACTAAAAAAGACGGCCAAACACGGCCTGCCCCGCTGCCTGAAATTCAGGTCAAGAAAACTATTTATAAACTTAAAAAAGGTTGATGATGGTCGATATAGCAAATAA
- a CDS encoding histone H1 has translation MNTFEKLKAMVNAAETDAVKFYGKGNQSAGVRLRKACMEIKNLAHGCRAEITGLKHKAKK, from the coding sequence ATGAACACATTTGAAAAATTGAAAGCAATGGTAAACGCTGCTGAAACCGACGCAGTGAAATTCTACGGCAAAGGTAACCAATCGGCAGGTGTAAGACTGCGCAAAGCCTGTATGGAGATCAAGAACCTGGCCCACGGCTGCCGGGCGGAGATCACCGGATTAAAGCACAAAGCGAAAAAATAA
- the traJ gene encoding conjugative transposon protein TraJ yields MSDLANSLTGLQPVLDNVYKEMLPQCGKLISVASSLAGFGALWYIAIRVWRQIASAEAIDFFPLLRPFALGLAILLFQSVVIPVMNGILQPIVVATGDMVKSSNTAVAQLLKQKEDAIKHSSAYQMYEGTDGNGDQDRWYRYSHPDDPDHTNEGVFEGIGNDVKFWLAKQNYAFRNSIKQWLSEVLEVLYAASSLCINTLRTFFLIVLAIIGPLVLGFSVFDGLQNSLVQWLARYINVFLWLPVANIFGSIIGKVQENMLRLDIAQINAAGDTFFSPTDTAYCVFLLIGIVGYFSVPTVAGYIVHAQGGNGMLQRITSLTASGATIVSSTASSLGSAGAQRMGRGLTNIANLPKNVMEGYNGSGQSGNDYQKSKLKGD; encoded by the coding sequence ATGAGTGATTTGGCAAACAGCCTGACGGGCTTGCAGCCCGTTTTGGATAATGTGTACAAAGAGATGCTGCCGCAATGCGGCAAACTCATCAGCGTGGCCAGCAGCCTGGCGGGCTTCGGGGCGCTTTGGTATATCGCCATCCGGGTATGGCGGCAAATCGCCAGCGCCGAGGCTATTGACTTCTTTCCTTTATTGCGGCCTTTCGCTTTGGGGCTGGCTATCCTGCTTTTTCAGTCGGTGGTCATCCCGGTCATGAACGGGATTTTACAGCCTATTGTCGTGGCAACCGGGGATATGGTCAAAAGCTCGAATACAGCGGTGGCACAATTGCTGAAGCAAAAGGAAGATGCCATCAAACACTCATCGGCTTACCAGATGTACGAGGGCACTGACGGGAATGGCGACCAGGATCGCTGGTATCGGTATTCGCATCCGGACGATCCCGATCATACCAATGAGGGAGTTTTCGAGGGTATCGGCAACGATGTGAAATTCTGGCTGGCCAAGCAGAATTATGCGTTCCGCAACAGTATCAAGCAATGGTTATCGGAGGTACTGGAAGTGCTTTACGCCGCTTCATCGCTGTGTATCAATACGCTGCGTACTTTCTTTTTGATCGTGCTGGCTATCATCGGGCCGCTTGTCCTGGGCTTTTCAGTATTCGACGGCTTGCAGAACAGTCTGGTGCAATGGCTGGCGCGCTATATCAACGTGTTCTTATGGCTGCCGGTCGCCAACATCTTCGGCAGCATCATCGGTAAGGTACAGGAAAATATGTTGCGTTTGGATATCGCGCAGATCAATGCTGCCGGGGACACCTTCTTTAGCCCTACCGACACGGCCTATTGCGTTTTCCTGCTCATCGGTATTGTGGGCTATTTCTCGGTGCCGACCGTGGCGGGTTATATCGTCCACGCGCAGGGCGGCAACGGTATGCTGCAACGCATTACCAGCCTGACCGCTTCCGGTGCCACCATCGTGAGTAGCACCGCCAGCAGTTTGGGCAGTGCCGGTGCCCAGCGCATGGGGCGCGGCTTAACCAATATTGCTAATCTACCTAAAAACGTCATGGAGGGCTATAATGGCAGTGGTCAATCCGGCAATGATTATCAAAAAAGTAAACTGAAAGGAGACTAA